In a genomic window of Zingiber officinale cultivar Zhangliang chromosome 9B, Zo_v1.1, whole genome shotgun sequence:
- the LOC122025289 gene encoding probable histone H2A.4: MELGGKARKGAGGRRGGGGPKKRPVSRSVKAGLQFPVGRIGRYLKNGRYAKRVGTGAPVYLAAVLEYLAAEVLELAGNAARDNKKNRIIPRHVLLAIRNDEELGKLLAGVTIAHGGVLPNINPVLLPKKAAGKEPKSPAKSAAKSPKKP, translated from the exons ATGGAGCTAGGTGGCAAGGCGAGGAAGGGCGCCGGCGGCCGGAGGGGCGGTGGCGGGCCTAAGAAGAGGCCGGTCTCTCGCTCCGTCAAGGCCGGGCTCCAGTTCCCGGTCGGTCGCATCGGGCGCTATCTTAAGAACGGCCGCTACGCGAAGCGCGTCGGCACCGGCGCTCCGGTCTACCTCGCCGCCGTGCTCGAGTACCTCGCCGCCGAG GTGTTGGAGCTGGCGGGGAACGCCGCAAGGGACAACAAGAAGAACCGGATCATACCGCGGCACGTGCTGTTGGCCATCAGGAACGACGAGGAGCTAGGGAAGCTACTCGCCGGCGTCACGATCGCCCACGGAGGGGTGCTGCCCAACATCAACCCGGTACTGTTGCCGAAGAAAGCCGCCGGCAAGGAGCCCAAATCGCCGGCCAAATCCGCCGCCAAGTCACCGAAAAAGCCTTAA